Proteins encoded in a region of the Quercus lobata isolate SW786 chromosome 8, ValleyOak3.0 Primary Assembly, whole genome shotgun sequence genome:
- the LOC115955591 gene encoding cellulose synthase-like protein E6, whose product MEVAGDMEVTGDVVRDNMGKEGGEEDALPLFETKEARFRGAYKVFASTVFVGICLIWVYRLTHIPRIGEQGRWAWIGMFMAELCFGSYWMLTQSCRFKVVYNHPFKERLSYRYEKKLPNVDIFVCTADPKMEPPTLVINTILSVMSYNYPPEKLSVYLSDDGGSELTLYALIEASNFSKHWIPFCKKFNIKPRSPGAYFAQQIDVQNITYAQEWLAMKNLYEEMENRINSAVKMGTIPKETRDQHKRFSEWNSKVTEQDHQSIVQIIINGMDKNAMDIDGRRLPTLVYMAREKRPQCPHNFKAGAMNALIRVSSEISNAPIILNLDCDMYANDVDTIREILCFFMDKKRGHEISFMQFPQQYNNITKNDIYASSYSVTNNVELAGIGGYGAALYCGTGCFHRRESLCGKVYSKDYKGEFNLEAKKNNDKTVNELEELSKVFANCSAEKDTQWGKNMGLIYGCPVEDIVTGLTIQCRGWKSLYYNPDRKAFLGVGPTTLDIVLIQHKRWSEGMFQIFFSKFCPFIYGQGKIKFCAQMGYCIYLLWAPISLPTLYYVIVPSLCLLHGFSLFPQVKSIWFLPFAYVFVARNVGSIVEALSCGNTLKAWWNWQRMWVIQRTTSFFFGFIDTISRQLGLSETTFVLTTKVGAEDVLKRYRQEVIEFGSPTIMLTIIATLALLNLFSLIGEIRKIVLDFEFKVLDQLIMQVILNLLLVLINIPVYQGLFIRNDKGRIPSSVLFKSIVLASLACLIPII is encoded by the exons ATGGAAGTGGCCGGAGACATGGAAGTGACCGGCGATGTGGTG AGAGATAATATGGGAAAGGAAGGTGGTGAAGAGGATGCACTTCCATTGTTTGAGACAAAAGAAGCAAGATTTAGAGGTGCCTATAAGGTGTTTGCTTCGACGGTTTTTGTTGGTATATGTTTGATATGGGTTTACAGATTGACACACATTCCAAGAATTGGAGAGCAAGGAAGATGGGCTTGGATTGGTATGTTCATGGCTGAGCTATGCTTCGGTTCGTACTGGATGCTAACTCAGTCTTGTCGTTTTAAGGTTGTTTACAATCACCCTTTCAAGGAAAGACTCTCATACAG ATACGAAAAGAAGTTACCGAATGTCGACATTTTTGTGTGCACGGCAGACCCTAAGATGGAGCCACCAACTTTGGTGATCAACACCATTTTATCAGTAATGTCATATAATTATCCACCTGAGAAGTTGAGTGTTTATCTTTCTGATGATGGTGGGTCAGAGTTGACACTCTATGCTCTCATAGAGGCTTCTAATTTCTCTAAGCACTGGATACCCTTTTGCaagaaatttaatattaaaCCAAGGTCTCCGGGTGCCTACTTTGCCCAACAAATTGATGTTCAAAACATCACATATGCCCAAGAATGGTTGGCTATGAAG AATCTATATGAAGAAATGGAAAACCGAATTAACTCAGCTGTTAAAATGGGCACTATTCCAAAAGAAACAAGGGATCAACacaaaagattttcagaatGGAACTCCAAAGTAACGGAGCAAGATCACCAATCAATTGTGCAG ATTATAATTAATGGAATGGACAAAAATGCAATGGATATTGATGGACGGCGATTGCCAACACTAGTATACATGGCACGAGAAAAAAGACCGCAGTGCCCTCACAACTTTAAAGCTGGAGCTATGAATGCATTA ATAAGAGTGTCTTCAGAGATAAGTAATGCCCCAATCATCCTGAACTTAGACTGTGACATGTATGCAAATGATGTGGACACAATACGAGAGATACTGTGTTTTTTCATGGACAAAAAGAGAGGTCATGAGATCTCTTTCATGCAATTTCCacaacaatataacaatatCACCAAGAATGATATTTATGCAAGTTCTTATTCAGTTACTAACAAT GTTGAGCTTGCTGGTATAGGTGGATATGGTGCAGCCTTGTATTGTGGCACCGGATGTTTCCATCGAAGAGAGAGTCTTTGTGGAAAGGTGTATTCCAAGGATTATAAAGGAGAATTTAATCTAGAAGCCAAGAAGAATAATGATAAAACTGTTAATGAATTGGAAGAATTATCTAAAGTTTTTGCTAATTGTAGTGCTGAGAAGGACACTCAATGGGGGAaaaat ATGGGGCTGATTTATGGGTGCCCAGTTGAAGACATTGTAACTGGCTTGACTATCCAATGTAGGGGTTGGAAATCACTTTATTATAATCCAGATAGAAAGGCATTTTTGGGTGTTGGTCCAACTACTTTAGATATAGTTCTTATTCAACACAAGAGGTGGTCTGAAGGCATGTTTCAAATATTTTTCTCCAAGTTTTGCCCTTTCATATATGGGCAAGGAAAgataaaattttgtgctcagaTGGGATATTGTATTTATCTTTTATGGGCTCCAATTTCCTTACCAACACTCTATTATGTGATTGTTCCTTCTCTTTGCTTGCTTCATGGCTTTTCCTTATTCCCTCAG GTTAAAAGCATATGGTTCTTGCCCTTTGCTTATGTTTTTGTAGCAAGGAATGTTGGCAGCATAGTAGAGGCCTTGAGTTGTGGGAATACTCTCAAAGCTTGGTGGAATTGGCAACGAATGTGGGTGATCCAAAGAACTACCTCATTCTTCTTTGGGTTCATTGACACCATTAGCAGACAATTAGGCCTCTCTGAAACAACATTTGTGCTAACAACTAAGGTAGGTGCAGAGGATGTGTTGAAGAGGTACAGGCAAGAAGTCATAGAGTTTGGAAGCCCAACTATCATGCTTACCATTATAGCAACATTGGCATTACTAAACCTCTTTAGTTTAATTGGGGAAATCAGAAAGATTGTTCTGGATTTTGAGTTCAAGGTGTTAGACCAGTTGATCATGCAGGTTATTCTTAACTTGCTACTTGTCTTGATCAACATACCAGTGTACCAAGGACTCTTCATCCGCAATGATAAGGGTCGTATACCATCCTCGGTTTTGTTCAAGTCTATTGTTTTAGCTTCACTGGCTTGTTTGATACCTATAATTTGA